In the genome of Raphanus sativus cultivar WK10039 unplaced genomic scaffold, ASM80110v3 Scaffold4014, whole genome shotgun sequence, the window TAGGAACTTTGTGGGTTATACacttgttaaattattaataaaaatgatcaCACAtgtagaagaaaaataaaataattgtgatTCGAAGATTATAAAGAAGTTATTCATAGTTTTTTTAAGGTAAAGTATTTGTAAAAGTTGGCTACacataattttgtaaattaataatcacCTTCTTATGGTTCAACGAAAAATGTGAAAATGTAGtcgaaacaacaaaaaaacttagAAGCTCCAAAGGTCGAGTTATTGCTTGGCTGTGGCCATGTACTTTTTTCACACTGCTGAGGCCATGTCCTTATGTGCTTTCATTCTCCGATAAAATATTAGACAATCTTGGCTGTTAAGACCAATAATAAATCGGAAAAAAATGAAGTTGGATCAGAATCAATTATTGGTGAAAAGACAAACACATCTTGATGAAGAGAGCCTTTGCATTCTTGACACTGGGTCTACAGCCTCCCAAAGAGCTCTCCTAGGTCTGGCACTAAATTttacacaaatttttttttcagaaatgtTAGTGACGAgggatataaaaaaaaaagtctatagAAAATGGTAGCTTACCCTGAGGCACGTTTTTGCAGTATAACTCGACTTCTCTTCCATTGCTGGTTGGAGTTGAAAACACCCACATGTTGAATCAGATAAGCTTAAATTATAGGAACAAGGAATCAAACAATATAGAactttgaaaacataaagtcaaGTAGAAAAAAGAGGTCCAGTAGAACTTGCAAGATCCTATGTTCTTGAAATAAGAGCACGAACAAGTACATAGGAAAGTAAGCGCAAAATACCTGATCAAACCTTTGCAGCCAACACATCTTAGCTGTTTGAAGGAGTAGTGACTGATATTGACCTCGTGCATGTCAGCATGTGACTTCCATTTAGCAGTTCCTTTCTGTCATTCTTTTAGACTGGCTCACGCATTCGAAGAAGTAGATAATTTAATTAACTTATAGATAGATCCTCCACTTCCAACTGATCACCTTGCTAATATGATTCTCCATGTAGTAATTATGGTCTATAGAGATGTTATTCTCAAGCACGTAGATCGGATCTTCTGGCAATTCATAAGCACTGTACAAGAGAAATGATTTttgcatattaatatattatgaagAAGATAAGGTAACGTTAATGATATGAAAGCTAACTTGGCACCTTAATTAGTAGATTGTATAACAACTTAAAGTACGATcatgaatcttttttttgtttcttatcgGATCTTATTTTTTTGAGTTCATGAGTTGAGATGGCAGAAATTTACATtaattttctttgaaatttaacatttagTTGTGTATTTTAAAGTAGACACCCATATCAAAACATGTTGCACGAAAAATATGTTTGAATCAATTAGTTatcgaagaaaacaaaaactaatttattagtAACTTAGGTGATAAAAccatatattttcagatatagtTGATGATGTGGCACTTACATTAATTCAAGGGATGAGACAGAAGAATATCTTCTAATTAAGATAAGAAAATCTTTGGTTACAATGTTTCAACCTATAATGTGATAAGATTGTTGTATTCTACTGAGTAAGATGAGAATATCTTCTAATTAAGATAATAAAATCTTTGGTTACAATGTTTTCAACCCTAAAATGTGATTTTCTAAAAATAGggttaaaatcttgttttttaaAGCCATCTTCTATCTCTTTATATAGTCGCTCATTTTTTTCTAGTCACTCAATCTCTACGCCTATAATTCTTCGATTGTCAACAGATCCTCTTACCACATCCTATATCTCGGCGTCTCTCTCTTTGGCTATTGTATAGTGTTTCATCAATTAATGGTTGAAACTCGTTCACAATGCTGAAGTGAGAGAAGCTGAGACGTGGGATGGTGGTAGAATATGcacatattgtttttttttttttgctaaacatattgtttttctttgttcctGTCAACTAAGttcttaattgtatatatagCCTACTTGCTATCCAGAAATCAATTTGTCGATCATATCATACAAATATTCTGCTTTCATTGGCTTGTGGCCTTGTGTAGAGAGGCTTCACTGGTTGAAACTCATGCACACAGTCTCAAGCGGGTGAGAAATAAAAGCATTGATATGGTTCGAAAGAGTTAGCAAGTACGTATACAAGCTTTGTTCATCAGATGTGAATccattttaactatatatataggTTGTCCTGTGATGCAGATAACTAGAAAGTATTAACCGATGATTATGGGTTGGAAGTTTCGAACCTTTTAATCTTAATACTACAAATGATTCTCGCTTGTTTCAATCAAGTGCTTCTTAGCATAGTACTTGTTGTATATGCTTATCGAAGGACCTCGCTTATAATGTTAATGTATATGATATAATGCAAATCTCtgctttttttaatttgaagtATACAATTAATTGCAAGCTCATCCTATTATGAAAGTGTAACATCATCACGCTATGGAAGAGTAACGTTTTCAATGGCTTTCATTTTGGTTCTTATCCTAATTCTTCATAGCTGGATAACTACGGTTTGGAAAGTGGGAAAGACATTAGTTTAAGGGATACGATTGTCGTATAtcaatgaataaataaattcttttgaaataaaaaatctttGGTTACAACAACATTTCCAAAACTAATAAATGGGTACATAACTAATAAGGTGaccttgaaaacaaaaaaaaatattatgaaacgCAAAAGACAAAATTAAGGAATATTATTTAGCTTTAGGGAAAATGATGAATTGATTTCCCTCAAATTGTTGTAGAATTAGACCTGAATATGAAAATGATCCTCCCCtttgttgttatttatatttactttttagatGCAACCCATTTACTTTCCCATATATTGaatagtattgttttattttttagtttaatttatgtatgttttgtaattaagattagttttgaattttcagaggCATGAACCACATGGTTAATTTAATAGGAAATTCGGGAAATTTATTACTTCTAAAATGCTTTTCATAGAATCATATGTTTGGAGTGTTACACCGTAGAATTTAGCCAAAAGATGAAAATAAGTTGTGAAATAAAAACGACATAGCTATTACttcaattaatttaaaatctatgTTGTGGCAGGAGGAGCTGCGCTACCAACTCTTGAACATTGTTCTTTGAGAGGAAAAAGTGGATAGATTGGAAATTTCGGGAAGCAATTGGCTTCGGCTTCCAAGAATGCTTTGCAACAAGCAGGGCCTATATGTCCGAATTTTCCTGTGAGTAAGGATGTATATATCTCTATAATGCATCCTGGAACATTCATCACTGAAGACCAACATTTTGCTACATCAGGTAATCCTGGAATACCGGGACTTGGTTGGAATGGGGGTGGAAAAGGAAATGGGATGGGAAACTGGGGTAGTTGAGCATTGGCAGAGACTACAAAACCCACAACCACCATTAGGAACCAGACATGT includes:
- the LOC108830599 gene encoding uncharacterized protein LOC108830599; amino-acid sequence: MSIKHVWFLMVVVGFVVSANAQLPQFPIPFPFPPPFQPSPGIPGLPDVAKCWSSVMNVPGCIIEIYTSLLTGKFGHIGPACCKAFLEAEANCFPKFPIYPLFPLKEQCSRVGSAAPPATT